The Acidimicrobiia bacterium DNA window GATCGGTCCCTCCCGATGAAGGCGACCGCCGGGTTGCATCACCCGGTTCGCCACCTCGACCCCGCCACCGGGTTCGTTCACCACGGGTTCCTCAATCTTCTGGTTGGTGCGGCCCTGGCCGTCCGCGGCGAGGACGCGGCCGCGATCGCCGCCGTCCTCGCCGACGATGAGCCGGGTGCATTCCAGTTCGATCGAACCGGGATCCGTTGGCGGGGCACCACGGCAGGCATCTCCGACTTGCAGGCAGCCCGGAGGGGCCTGTTCGTGGCATACGGATCCTGTTCCTTCGACGAGCCTGTCGAGGACCTCACCGCCCTTGGCGTGCTCCCGGTGGCGTCGTGACAGCGGACCGATCCGACTTTCCGGTCGAGAACCTGCCATACGGCGTGTTCGACGCAGGCGGGGGCTCGCGGGTGGGTGTCGCCATCGGTGAGCATGTCCTCGACCTACGCGCGGTTGCCGGTCATCTTCCAGCGTCCTCCGCCGAGGCCCTTGCCGCCGAAACCCTCGGCCCGTTCCTCGGTCTGGGCCGGAGGGTCTGGACCGAGGCGAGGATGCAGATCACCGCCCTGCTCTCCGCCGACCGGGCTCCGCTCGCCGATGCCCTCCACCGGAGGGACCGGGTCGAGATGCTGCTGCCCTTCGAGCCCGGCGACTATGTCGACTTCTACTCGTCGGTCGAGCACGCCACGAACCTGGGGAAGATGTTCCGGCCCGATCAGGAGCCACTGCTGCCCAATTGGCGTCATCTTCCGGTCGGCTATCACGGTCGGGCGAGCAGTGTCGTGGTGAGCGGAACGCCTGTGATGCGACCTGCCGGCCAGCTCAAACCGGCCGACGGGCCGCCAATTCAGGGTCCGACCAGGTCTCTCGACATCGAGCTGGAGGTGGGGTTCGTCACCGGGCCGGGCAACGAACTCGGCCGACCGATTCCCATCGACGAGGCGCGGGAACACATCTTCGGCCTCGTGCTCGTGAACGACTGGAGCGCCCGGGACATCCAGCGGTGGGAGTACCAGCCGCTCGGTCCATTCCTGGGCAAGTCGTTCGCCACCAGCGTGTCGCCATGGGTGGTAACCCTCGACGCGTTGGAGCCATATCTGACGAGGCCACCGGCTCAGGAGCCTGAACCGCTCGACTACTTGCGTACCGGTGCCAATTGGGCGGTCGATCTGGAGCTCGAGGTGCTGCTCCAGTCGGCGGCGATGTCGGCTCCGCAATCGATCTCGCGCACCAACTTCGCGGGGATGTACTGGACGATGGCGCAGCAACTGGCCCATGTCACCGTGAACGGCACGAACGTCCGCCCTGGCGACCTCTACGCGTCGGGAACCGTGTCGGGACCCGATCCCGGGAGTTACGGCAGCCTGATCGAACTGACCTGGGGTGGAGAGCAGCCGATCATGCTCGAGGACGGTTCCGAGCGTCGCTTCCTCGAGGACGGCGACACGGTGATCCTGCGCGGATGGTGTGAGCGCGCCGGGCAGCCGCGGATCGGGTTTGGCGAGTGTGTCGGGACCGTCGTCGGGCAGTGATCGGGGCCCGCTGGGCGTCGAAGCGCCGGATCGCCACGGTACCCTCCTGCCGATGCCCCTCAACTTCGCCCTCGGCGGGAAGATCTACGAGCCGGTCGAGCGGACGATCACCGGCGAAGAGATCCAGGCCTACGCCGCCGCCTCGGGCGATCTGAACCCCCGGTACGGCGAGGGGCCCGAC harbors:
- the fahA gene encoding fumarylacetoacetase, with the translated sequence MTADRSDFPVENLPYGVFDAGGGSRVGVAIGEHVLDLRAVAGHLPASSAEALAAETLGPFLGLGRRVWTEARMQITALLSADRAPLADALHRRDRVEMLLPFEPGDYVDFYSSVEHATNLGKMFRPDQEPLLPNWRHLPVGYHGRASSVVVSGTPVMRPAGQLKPADGPPIQGPTRSLDIELEVGFVTGPGNELGRPIPIDEAREHIFGLVLVNDWSARDIQRWEYQPLGPFLGKSFATSVSPWVVTLDALEPYLTRPPAQEPEPLDYLRTGANWAVDLELEVLLQSAAMSAPQSISRTNFAGMYWTMAQQLAHVTVNGTNVRPGDLYASGTVSGPDPGSYGSLIELTWGGEQPIMLEDGSERRFLEDGDTVILRGWCERAGQPRIGFGECVGTVVGQ